In a genomic window of Anoxybacter fermentans:
- the recJ gene encoding single-stranded-DNA-specific exonuclease RecJ has translation MIEKRWEIYTEKQLLTARIADELGISPITAQILVNRGIATVEEAKKFFQLDLTNLWDPFLLFGMDRAVDRIIEGLKNGEKIIIFGDYDVDGITGTSLLIRVFEQIGAKVDYYIPDRAEGYGLNQGAIRRLSLSGYTLIVTVDNGISCFEEVELANSFGIDVIITDHHEPPKRIPNATAVVNPKLETCNYPCPYLSGVGVVFKLCQALAQRLNSSKLAQFVLEQIDLVTLGTVADIVPLLGENRIITANGLKKIKTTLNLGLRELIKVAKLEDKEINVGDVGFVLAPRINAIGRLDNPMLGVELLTTRDPERAAKLAEKLDLANRKRQMIEEIIFKEAVEMIDEEGLDKGYGIVLASEDWHSGVIGIVASKLVERYYRPTILIAIQDGVGKGSARGIRGLNLYEALTHCQNYLENYGGHELAAGLIIEPGQIQQFREEFEQYVKNVLTIEDLKPYLKVDARVDLDELDFALLEELEKLEPHGPGNPRPQLMVQNVRHEHRLVGVNEKHLKLQVFNNSKRIDAIGFGMAEMVEYLKKHRKIDLVFNLNRNIWNGQENLQMVLVDLKPVENGPVEKFFQKAYEFLKSAEERELKDAERNKRQMLEGLRKDELLEKIRYLISNHPYRPQIEEILVRLLQNKNILAISTAVVDISALVKCFTAYQVLGDRHITCMVYPLPMLVDIHYESMNSSLKPLGLRVYKAHGFLTLKESEELNRAIEAGEVDILLLTPKYLEYFLSKFKKLKERIGFCLVEEAHHMGLTCSLFYSDYYRLSQLFRELNDPLILAVTPAADKEIIAKIVESLGIDEVVIDSYVRTNLAISDQRNIRNKEDYLLNVVRSGEKTVVYVSSPEMSVKIAQKLRERLPEMDEEIIYYHEGLSLKDRKFIKDLFKRGKVKVIISTAIFAAEVDIPDIRHVVFYQLNFNFTEFKEQCWIAGVDGKQSWIHLLYGEYDKKINELALKNRVFERDFLAKVYILLNKTANKQGQIFLTDRELIDKLNKEGFYWVNSTGLSNVLGIFTELQLIKLTWQGMQRVITLLPKPKQKLDLSSSIRYNEGITEKKVFEAYSRTALDEDAEKLLFGYTAES, from the coding sequence ATGATCGAAAAAAGATGGGAAATTTATACAGAGAAACAATTACTTACAGCACGGATTGCTGATGAACTGGGAATATCTCCTATTACAGCACAGATTCTTGTTAATAGGGGAATTGCAACTGTTGAAGAAGCAAAAAAGTTTTTTCAACTTGATTTGACTAATTTATGGGATCCATTTTTGTTATTCGGGATGGATCGGGCTGTAGATAGAATAATAGAGGGTCTGAAAAATGGTGAGAAAATTATTATTTTCGGTGATTATGATGTGGACGGTATTACCGGAACCAGTCTTCTTATACGGGTATTTGAACAAATAGGAGCAAAGGTAGATTATTATATTCCAGACCGTGCTGAAGGGTATGGGCTCAATCAGGGAGCGATAAGGAGACTTTCTCTAAGTGGATATACCTTAATCGTGACAGTAGATAATGGTATAAGCTGCTTTGAAGAAGTGGAATTGGCTAATTCTTTTGGAATTGATGTGATTATAACCGACCATCATGAACCCCCCAAAAGAATCCCAAATGCAACAGCGGTGGTTAATCCAAAATTAGAGACTTGCAATTATCCCTGTCCTTATCTGTCAGGGGTAGGGGTTGTATTTAAACTCTGTCAAGCGCTAGCTCAACGGCTAAACTCCTCTAAATTGGCACAGTTTGTCTTAGAACAGATTGACCTGGTTACTCTGGGAACCGTTGCAGATATAGTACCCTTATTGGGTGAAAATAGAATTATTACAGCTAATGGTTTAAAAAAGATTAAGACAACTCTTAACCTGGGTCTCAGGGAATTGATTAAGGTTGCAAAGTTGGAAGATAAAGAAATCAATGTTGGAGATGTGGGTTTTGTCCTTGCTCCGAGGATTAATGCTATTGGTAGGCTGGACAATCCAATGTTAGGAGTAGAACTACTGACAACCCGTGACCCTGAGCGGGCCGCGAAATTGGCAGAAAAGTTGGATCTGGCTAATCGAAAGAGGCAAATGATTGAAGAGATTATTTTTAAAGAAGCAGTTGAAATGATTGATGAAGAGGGCCTGGATAAGGGATATGGAATTGTACTTGCTTCAGAGGATTGGCATTCTGGAGTTATCGGAATAGTGGCTTCAAAACTGGTGGAACGTTATTATCGCCCTACTATTTTGATTGCTATCCAGGACGGAGTAGGCAAAGGGTCAGCCCGTGGAATCAGAGGGTTGAATCTCTATGAAGCTTTAACCCATTGTCAAAATTATCTGGAAAATTATGGTGGTCATGAGTTGGCTGCCGGTCTTATAATTGAGCCGGGCCAGATTCAACAATTCAGAGAAGAATTTGAGCAATATGTAAAAAATGTGCTGACCATAGAAGATCTAAAGCCCTACCTTAAGGTTGATGCCAGAGTTGATTTAGATGAATTAGATTTTGCCCTTTTAGAGGAGCTGGAAAAACTCGAACCCCATGGCCCGGGTAATCCTCGCCCTCAATTAATGGTTCAAAATGTAAGACATGAACATCGGTTGGTGGGAGTGAATGAAAAACACCTTAAACTACAGGTTTTCAATAACAGCAAACGGATTGATGCTATTGGCTTTGGAATGGCTGAGATGGTGGAATATTTAAAAAAGCATAGAAAGATTGATCTCGTTTTTAATTTGAATAGGAATATCTGGAATGGTCAGGAAAATCTACAGATGGTTTTGGTAGATTTAAAACCTGTCGAAAATGGCCCGGTGGAAAAATTTTTTCAAAAGGCTTATGAATTTCTTAAAAGTGCTGAAGAAAGGGAGTTAAAAGATGCCGAACGGAATAAGCGACAGATGTTAGAAGGACTTAGAAAAGATGAGCTTTTAGAAAAAATTCGGTATTTGATTAGTAATCATCCTTATCGTCCTCAGATAGAAGAAATTTTAGTTAGACTTTTGCAGAATAAAAATATCCTTGCTATTTCTACGGCAGTGGTAGATATATCTGCTCTTGTTAAATGTTTTACTGCCTATCAGGTGTTAGGAGATAGGCATATTACATGTATGGTTTATCCATTGCCAATGCTAGTAGATATTCACTATGAGAGTATGAATAGTTCTTTAAAGCCCTTGGGTTTGCGGGTATATAAAGCTCATGGTTTTCTGACATTAAAAGAAAGTGAAGAGTTAAACAGGGCTATTGAGGCGGGAGAAGTAGATATTCTTTTGCTAACTCCCAAATATTTGGAATATTTTTTGAGTAAGTTTAAAAAATTAAAAGAAAGAATTGGTTTTTGTTTAGTCGAAGAAGCCCATCATATGGGTTTGACATGTAGTCTCTTTTATTCTGACTATTACAGGTTAAGTCAGCTTTTTAGAGAACTTAATGATCCGCTTATATTGGCAGTCACTCCTGCTGCTGATAAAGAGATTATAGCTAAGATAGTTGAAAGTTTAGGAATTGATGAAGTAGTGATTGACTCTTATGTACGAACTAACTTAGCTATCAGTGATCAGCGAAATATCAGGAATAAAGAAGATTATCTCCTTAATGTTGTCCGGAGTGGTGAAAAGACTGTTGTCTATGTTTCCAGTCCTGAGATGAGTGTGAAAATTGCTCAAAAACTTAGAGAAAGATTACCGGAGATGGATGAAGAGATTATTTATTATCATGAGGGCCTGTCTTTAAAAGATCGGAAATTTATAAAAGATCTTTTTAAACGCGGAAAGGTGAAAGTAATTATCTCTACTGCTATCTTCGCTGCAGAGGTTGATATACCGGATATCCGTCATGTGGTATTCTATCAGCTTAATTTTAATTTTACTGAGTTTAAGGAGCAGTGCTGGATAGCTGGAGTTGATGGAAAGCAATCCTGGATTCATCTTTTATACGGTGAGTATGATAAAAAGATCAATGAACTGGCTCTTAAAAATCGGGTTTTTGAGCGAGACTTTCTGGCAAAGGTTTATATTCTTCTAAATAAAACAGCAAATAAGCAGGGCCAGATTTTTTTAACCGACCGGGAACTGATAGATAAACTTAATAAAGAAGGTTTTTACTGGGTTAATTCTACAGGGCTTTCTAATGTGTTAGGAATTTTTACAGAACTTCAGTTGATTAAATTAACCTGGCAGGGGATGCAGCGAGTTATCACATTACTTCCTAAACCGAAACAAAAGCTGGACTTAAGTTCTTCAATAAGGTATAATGAGGGTATTACAGAAAAAAAAGTATTTGAAGCCTATTCCCGGACTGCTTTAGATGAAGATGCTGAGAAATTATTGTTTGGTTATACTGCAGAAAGCTAA
- a CDS encoding tryptophan transporter → MRLMDLIDVIFLLTIGFVYHFIFPGIPIANGMKPDVSLAILFVIILVKKDFRLVMVSALIIGIFTTLTSSVSTGAWINFIEKIITGGLMYFLINWIKRFEWKQAFFLFIIGFFGTIISGLIFTLLATTLVGLSNTFTVLFKEVFLPTALMNSGALYVLFISIEYAESLFNSKCNIDG, encoded by the coding sequence ATGCGGCTGATGGATCTTATAGATGTAATCTTTTTATTGACTATAGGCTTTGTCTATCATTTTATCTTTCCTGGGATTCCTATTGCTAATGGCATGAAGCCTGACGTTTCTTTAGCAATTCTCTTTGTTATCATTCTTGTGAAAAAAGATTTTCGTTTGGTGATGGTATCTGCTCTGATAATTGGAATTTTTACCACTTTAACCAGTTCTGTTTCTACTGGTGCATGGATTAATTTTATAGAAAAGATTATTACCGGTGGTTTGATGTATTTTCTGATTAACTGGATTAAAAGATTCGAATGGAAACAGGCTTTTTTTCTATTTATCATAGGCTTTTTTGGAACAATAATTAGTGGTTTGATTTTTACATTGCTAGCTACAACCCTGGTTGGATTATCAAATACTTTTACGGTATTATTTAAAGAAGTCTTTTTGCCTACTGCTTTGATGAACAGTGGTGCTCTCTATGTGTTATTTATTTCGATAGAATATGCTGAATCTCTCTTTAATTCGAAGTGTAATATAGATGGTTAA
- a CDS encoding lipopolysaccharide assembly protein LapA domain-containing protein, which yields MQWTVVITLLFALLVGVFAVQNDIDVSLKFFTWQFETSLVVVVLGGVALGALMIGILGLISQIKARIQIRTLKGKIKSLEKQLEKLKEKLNEMAVDLARYEGAEEEILAQEALQVKTPEEIETKEE from the coding sequence ATGCAATGGACTGTGGTAATCACTTTACTCTTTGCTCTTTTGGTAGGAGTCTTTGCCGTACAAAATGATATAGATGTCTCTTTAAAATTCTTTACATGGCAGTTTGAAACATCTTTGGTTGTAGTGGTTTTGGGTGGTGTTGCATTGGGAGCTTTAATGATAGGGATTCTTGGATTAATAAGTCAGATAAAAGCCAGGATTCAGATTCGTACTTTGAAAGGGAAGATTAAATCTTTGGAAAAGCAGTTGGAAAAACTTAAAGAAAAATTGAATGAGATGGCAGTAGATCTTGCTAGATATGAAGGGGCAGAAGAGGAAATATTGGCTCAGGAAGCTTTACAGGTAAAAACTCCAGAGGAAATTGAGACAAAAGAGGAATAA
- the secF gene encoding protein translocase subunit SecF gives MDFINKRRIWYTISLVVIGLGLISILFQGLNLGIDFVGGTIIEFKFNENTTVTTADIREILGQFGLEKTSSVVKTHNPEGFFIRTKELTPAEVLEIEKAIKAKYPEAERLKVEHVGPTIGKELRIKALLALLVASIAIVAYISLRFQFKYAIAAIVALLHDVAVVIGLFSIFRLEINTPFVAAILTIVGYSINDTIVIFDRIRENVKFMRKRPLEEICNKAIWDTLPRSINTSLTTLFTVLAILFFGGTSIKVFMQALLFGVLAGTYSSIFVAAPLLVTWKNWVVKGERI, from the coding sequence GTGGATTTTATTAATAAAAGAAGAATCTGGTATACAATTTCATTGGTAGTTATTGGGTTGGGTTTGATATCAATTCTCTTTCAGGGATTAAATTTAGGAATAGATTTTGTGGGTGGCACCATTATCGAGTTTAAATTTAATGAAAACACCACTGTAACCACTGCGGATATCCGGGAGATTCTGGGACAATTTGGATTGGAGAAAACCAGTTCTGTAGTTAAGACCCATAACCCTGAAGGTTTCTTTATCCGGACCAAAGAATTAACACCTGCTGAGGTTTTAGAGATTGAAAAGGCGATTAAAGCAAAGTATCCTGAAGCGGAAAGGTTGAAAGTTGAACATGTTGGTCCAACTATTGGAAAAGAATTAAGAATTAAGGCATTATTGGCTTTATTGGTGGCTTCTATTGCAATTGTGGCTTATATTAGTTTGCGGTTCCAGTTTAAATATGCTATTGCTGCTATTGTTGCATTACTGCATGATGTGGCTGTTGTAATTGGTCTATTCTCCATCTTTAGGTTAGAGATCAACACTCCATTTGTGGCAGCGATTTTGACCATTGTTGGTTATTCTATTAACGATACCATTGTTATTTTTGACCGGATTCGTGAAAATGTTAAATTTATGCGAAAAAGACCACTTGAAGAGATTTGCAACAAGGCGATCTGGGATACTTTACCCCGTTCAATCAATACTTCTTTGACAACTCTTTTTACAGTTCTTGCAATTCTCTTCTTTGGTGGTACTTCCATCAAGGTATTCATGCAGGCACTTCTCTTTGGTGTACTGGCAGGAACTTATTCTTCCATCTTTGTTGCAGCACCACTCCTGGTGACATGGAAGAATTGGGTTGTTAAAGGTGAGAGAATCTAA
- the secD gene encoding protein translocase subunit SecD, producing MNWRRKRLLKIISILLIIGFSYFLYDYYGIRQGLDLAGGAHIVLKAQDTDKRKVDAEAMQGIINILERRINGLGLSEATIRPVKNDNRIIIELPGVDKPMEVLDIIGQTAMLEFKNEEGETVMTGEYLVKAEPAHDQFGRPVINFELNDEGTKIFREITRKNIGKRIAIYLDDQLLTNPVVQTEIVRKGQITGYSTFEEAAQHAVLLREGALPVPVTYEEIRNIDATLGKISIDQSKKAGILGLILVALFMIFWYRYPGFIATQALVIYGLIVLGVMAGLRATLTLPGIAGLILSIGMAVDANIIIFERIKEELRAGKTVRAAIDAGFRRAVTTILDANVTTLITALILAYFTSGTVRGFAVTLGIGILSSMFTAIIITRNLMDLQMKFINSPRAFGVRR from the coding sequence ATGAATTGGAGAAGGAAAAGGTTATTAAAAATTATTAGTATTTTACTAATTATTGGATTTTCTTATTTTTTATATGATTATTATGGTATCAGGCAGGGTCTAGACCTGGCTGGTGGAGCACATATTGTGCTTAAAGCCCAGGATACTGACAAACGTAAGGTAGATGCTGAAGCAATGCAGGGTATTATAAATATATTGGAGCGCCGTATTAACGGGTTAGGTTTATCGGAAGCCACTATTCGGCCGGTGAAAAATGATAATCGGATCATCATTGAATTGCCCGGTGTAGATAAACCTATGGAAGTTCTCGATATTATTGGCCAGACTGCTATGTTAGAGTTTAAGAATGAAGAAGGCGAAACTGTGATGACCGGTGAATATCTGGTTAAAGCAGAACCGGCTCATGATCAATTTGGTCGTCCTGTTATTAATTTTGAATTGAATGATGAAGGTACTAAAATTTTTAGAGAGATAACCCGTAAAAATATAGGTAAAAGAATTGCTATTTATCTGGATGATCAGTTGTTGACTAACCCTGTTGTTCAAACTGAGATTGTTCGCAAAGGTCAGATTACTGGATATTCTACCTTTGAGGAAGCAGCTCAGCATGCTGTTTTGTTAAGAGAAGGTGCATTACCAGTACCGGTAACTTATGAAGAGATACGGAATATTGATGCAACATTAGGTAAGATTTCTATAGATCAGAGTAAAAAAGCTGGAATATTAGGTTTGATTCTGGTAGCACTTTTTATGATCTTCTGGTATCGGTATCCCGGTTTTATTGCTACACAGGCACTGGTTATTTACGGTTTGATTGTTCTTGGTGTTATGGCTGGTTTAAGGGCAACTCTGACTCTGCCCGGTATTGCTGGTTTGATTCTCTCTATCGGTATGGCAGTGGATGCTAATATCATTATATTTGAGCGAATTAAAGAAGAATTAAGGGCTGGTAAAACAGTACGTGCTGCAATAGATGCAGGTTTTAGACGGGCTGTAACTACTATTCTGGATGCCAATGTTACTACTTTAATTACAGCTTTGATTCTGGCTTACTTTACCAGTGGTACAGTACGTGGTTTTGCTGTTACTCTTGGTATTGGTATTCTGTCCAGTATGTTTACTGCAATCATCATTACCCGCAATCTAATGGATCTTCAAATGAAATTTATCAATAGCCCTCGTGCTTTTGGTGTAAGGAGGTAG
- the dmpI gene encoding 4-oxalocrotonate tautomerase DmpI: MPIIIIEGPKIDKDKKSRLVKELTKKASEIFDLPEQTITILIKENNSDNVGIGGNLLSDITSNKSNQ, translated from the coding sequence ATGCCAATAATTATAATTGAAGGTCCTAAAATTGATAAAGATAAAAAATCTAGACTCGTTAAAGAACTTACCAAAAAAGCAAGTGAAATTTTTGATCTTCCTGAACAAACTATAACAATACTTATCAAAGAAAATAATAGTGATAATGTAGGAATAGGCGGAAACCTTCTATCTGATATAACGTCAAACAAATCGAATCAGTAA
- a CDS encoding ABC transporter permease: MRLAGELVREFKASFAFVERNFYLTKRYLGWEIVFLSYSTVNALTIGLIGVTQSSEMVMYLVIGALFWSFLGNIFMIVSESVAWERWEGTIEYTFMAPIRRLTHLGGMCLFGIIYGVVRTIIMITILSIFLDFDFGRANIFSALLVLLISSFAFIGLGLIAAVLPLISPERGPQATNIIQALILLISGVYYPISVLPEWLQIFSRLSPGTYALQAARKALLKGAQITELKSELIIIAVIGVILIPLGLWVFNLAEKWAMRAGKLKRSG, translated from the coding sequence ATGAGGTTAGCTGGTGAATTAGTCAGGGAATTTAAAGCCAGTTTCGCCTTTGTTGAGCGAAACTTTTATTTGACCAAGCGATATTTGGGCTGGGAGATTGTTTTTCTCAGTTACAGTACAGTTAATGCTCTCACTATTGGTTTGATTGGAGTTACCCAGTCTTCAGAAATGGTAATGTATCTGGTTATAGGTGCTCTTTTCTGGAGCTTTCTTGGAAATATTTTTATGATAGTCAGTGAGTCAGTGGCCTGGGAACGTTGGGAAGGGACTATTGAATACACTTTTATGGCTCCTATCCGACGTCTGACTCATTTAGGTGGGATGTGTCTATTTGGGATTATTTACGGAGTAGTGCGAACCATAATCATGATTACAATTTTATCAATTTTCCTCGATTTTGACTTTGGCAGAGCCAATATTTTTAGTGCCCTTTTGGTTTTGTTAATCTCCAGTTTTGCTTTTATCGGTCTTGGTTTGATAGCGGCAGTTTTACCCCTAATTTCTCCAGAACGCGGGCCTCAGGCTACTAATATTATTCAGGCTTTGATCCTTCTTATTTCTGGTGTCTATTATCCCATTAGTGTGCTTCCAGAATGGTTACAGATATTTTCACGGCTTTCACCGGGGACTTATGCTCTTCAAGCTGCGCGAAAAGCTTTACTTAAAGGGGCACAGATTACGGAATTAAAATCAGAGTTGATCATTATTGCGGTTATAGGTGTGATTTTAATTCCTCTGGGTCTTTGGGTTTTTAACTTGGCAGAAAAATGGGCTATGAGAGCGGGAAAATTAAAAAGAAGTGGTTAA
- a CDS encoding ABC transporter ATP-binding protein gives MNTVAVECKNIWKSFVKEGEVNKNLRLKWPFWNQKKSFFHVVQNVNFTVRRGEIFGILGPNGSGKSTLIRMISTLLVPDQGEIRVFGLDVLKDRNQVRRMINRVSVDAAFFKKLSALENLSYAARLYDVEIKQGRKKAIEILERLGFQVEKANTPMENLSRGMQQKVAIARALLTSPVLLLLDEPTTGLDPKSKRDVQDFILEVQREHNATIILTTHDMGEAERLCNRLAIINEGKFVMIDTPENLKNLVKVKMGLNQVTMEDVFFYLTGVNWEEDSR, from the coding sequence ATGAACACTGTGGCTGTAGAATGTAAAAATATTTGGAAGTCTTTTGTTAAAGAAGGTGAAGTAAATAAAAATTTAAGGCTAAAATGGCCTTTTTGGAATCAGAAGAAAAGTTTTTTTCATGTTGTTCAGAATGTAAATTTTACCGTACGACGGGGAGAGATATTCGGAATTTTAGGACCTAATGGTTCCGGAAAATCTACTTTAATTAGGATGATTTCTACATTGCTTGTACCGGATCAAGGAGAAATTAGGGTATTTGGACTTGATGTCTTAAAAGACCGGAATCAGGTGAGAAGAATGATCAATAGGGTTTCTGTAGATGCTGCATTTTTTAAAAAGTTATCTGCTCTTGAGAATTTGAGTTATGCTGCCCGGCTTTATGATGTAGAAATTAAACAAGGCCGAAAAAAGGCTATAGAGATTCTGGAACGGTTAGGATTTCAGGTTGAAAAAGCCAACACTCCAATGGAAAATCTTTCACGAGGAATGCAGCAAAAAGTAGCCATTGCCAGGGCTCTTTTAACTTCTCCGGTACTGCTGCTCTTAGATGAACCGACTACCGGGTTAGATCCCAAATCCAAAAGGGATGTACAGGATTTTATCCTGGAAGTACAGCGTGAGCATAATGCAACCATTATCTTGACCACCCATGATATGGGGGAAGCAGAACGTCTTTGCAATCGTTTGGCGATCATTAATGAAGGAAAATTTGTAATGATTGATACACCTGAAAACTTAAAAAATCTGGTTAAAGTAAAAATGGGCTTAAATCAGGTAACCATGGAAGATGTTTTCTTTTATTTGACAGGAGTTAATTGGGAGGAGGATAGCAGATGA
- a CDS encoding pyruvate kinase alpha/beta domain-containing protein, with protein sequence MYWDKAGQENTEKTINLAVKRAKELGIEDFVVASNTGQTVLKLLEHSVNNIVCVTHQVGFRNPGEDEMGFEMRERLQKAGVKILTTTHLFAGVDRALRYQFGGLYPAEIIAMSLRMLGQGVKVGVEIAVMALDAGLIPYGKDVIAIGGTGQGADTAILIKPEHSAKIFKTQIKEIICKPKA encoded by the coding sequence ATGTACTGGGATAAAGCGGGACAGGAAAATACTGAGAAAACTATTAACCTGGCTGTTAAAAGGGCAAAAGAATTAGGGATTGAAGATTTTGTTGTAGCTTCTAATACTGGACAGACTGTGCTAAAACTTTTAGAGCATTCTGTTAACAATATAGTTTGTGTCACCCATCAGGTTGGTTTTAGGAATCCTGGTGAAGACGAAATGGGATTTGAGATGAGAGAACGACTGCAAAAAGCTGGGGTGAAGATTTTGACTACAACCCATCTTTTTGCAGGAGTAGATAGAGCACTCAGATATCAGTTTGGAGGTCTTTATCCTGCTGAGATTATAGCTATGAGTTTGCGAATGCTTGGCCAGGGGGTTAAAGTTGGAGTAGAAATAGCTGTTATGGCGCTTGATGCTGGACTTATTCCATATGGTAAAGATGTGATTGCTATTGGTGGGACTGGCCAGGGTGCGGATACTGCAATTTTGATTAAACCTGAACACTCAGCAAAGATCTTTAAAACACAAATAAAAGAAATTATTTGTAAACCTAAGGCTTAG
- a CDS encoding helix-turn-helix domain-containing protein, with protein sequence MKTDNYPEILLVEEVAEYLRVNKQTIYNLLRQGQLPAKKIGGQWRFHKKAIDDYLTAQDTVPAAVAKEDNEE encoded by the coding sequence GTGAAGACTGATAATTATCCTGAGATTTTGTTAGTAGAAGAGGTGGCAGAGTACTTACGTGTTAATAAACAGACTATTTATAATCTGCTTCGTCAGGGCCAGTTGCCTGCCAAAAAGATTGGTGGTCAGTGGAGATTCCATAAGAAAGCTATTGATGATTATTTGACTGCACAGGATACTGTTCCAGCTGCTGTTGCCAAAGAAGATAATGAAGAATGA
- a CDS encoding response regulator — protein sequence MTKTKIFIADDHALIRDGLKKILSEYDYFEVIGEAGDGQETITKVKKNPPDILLLDISMPIFNGFQVIERIKNLLPKMKIVVLTVHNNESYISQFLKAGVQGYLLKTAPAREVVLALEAINRGGYYLDPSISRFIINHYLDNLEQDNLEDWDGLTSRELEVLKLIAEGYKNQDIANLLNVSVKTVESHRYNIMDKLDMHDRIDLVKYAIRKGIIQL from the coding sequence ATGACAAAAACAAAAATTTTTATTGCTGATGATCATGCCTTAATTCGCGATGGCTTAAAAAAAATTTTAAGTGAATATGATTATTTTGAAGTAATTGGTGAAGCAGGAGATGGACAGGAAACAATTACAAAAGTAAAGAAAAATCCACCTGATATTTTACTTTTGGATATTAGTATGCCGATTTTTAATGGATTTCAGGTGATTGAAAGAATCAAAAATTTATTACCAAAGATGAAGATAGTTGTATTAACTGTTCATAATAATGAATCTTATATATCACAGTTTTTAAAAGCAGGGGTACAGGGTTATTTGTTGAAAACTGCTCCAGCTAGGGAAGTGGTTCTGGCTCTAGAAGCGATAAATAGGGGAGGATACTACCTGGATCCTTCAATTTCCCGTTTTATCATCAATCACTATCTGGATAATTTAGAACAGGATAATCTGGAAGATTGGGATGGATTGACAAGTAGAGAGTTGGAAGTATTAAAGTTAATTGCTGAGGGATATAAGAATCAAGATATAGCTAATCTACTCAATGTAAGTGTAAAAACTGTCGAATCTCACCGATATAATATCATGGATAAATTGGATATGCATGATAGAATAGACCTGGTAAAATATGCAATTAGAAAGGGAATAATACAATTATAA
- a CDS encoding sensor histidine kinase — translation MPKNKKKDTIFTYKDNSEDLAKDLHDGICQQLVTILWDLENLKEIDEKEKFLNAINQIGDQLRRVINDLQQIIYGVCPVLIDKFGFLEGIEIWAKNQLESRNIQFHLIHDCEQIFLSRFVTGQVFRIIQEGINNILRHAEAQNVILTINKKDGKFIFKLKDDGRGFDPESVETGLGLKNMRERVAIIEGDLEIISQIGEGTTLVIQVPDKGDDNR, via the coding sequence ATGCCTAAAAATAAAAAAAAGGACACAATTTTTACCTATAAAGATAATTCAGAAGATTTAGCCAAAGATTTGCATGATGGAATATGTCAACAATTAGTTACAATACTCTGGGATTTAGAAAATTTGAAAGAGATTGATGAAAAAGAAAAGTTTTTAAATGCAATAAACCAAATAGGGGATCAACTCCGGAGAGTGATCAATGACCTCCAGCAAATTATTTACGGGGTTTGTCCGGTACTCATTGATAAGTTTGGGTTTTTAGAGGGGATAGAAATTTGGGCAAAAAATCAGTTGGAGTCGCGAAATATTCAATTTCATTTGATCCATGACTGTGAACAGATTTTTTTATCCCGTTTTGTCACTGGCCAGGTGTTTCGTATAATTCAGGAGGGGATAAATAATATTCTTCGCCATGCTGAAGCTCAGAATGTAATTTTGACTATAAATAAAAAGGATGGTAAATTTATTTTTAAACTTAAAGATGATGGTAGGGGGTTTGATCCGGAAAGTGTAGAGACAGGTCTGGGCTTGAAGAATATGAGAGAACGAGTAGCAATAATTGAAGGTGATTTAGAAATTATTTCTCAAATAGGAGAGGGAACGACCTTGGTGATTCAAGTACCAGATAAAGGTGATGATAACAGATGA